A window of the Ostrea edulis chromosome 1, xbOstEdul1.1, whole genome shotgun sequence genome harbors these coding sequences:
- the LOC125654522 gene encoding uncharacterized protein LOC125654522, with protein MASRPKKRKTKSSTTGPATPLQKETSELKDLVTECMTAALPIIENTVKECLTKLKSNQGSASTSTAPQPEESVNNTTPNTSTFNAIIDLEPSTGITSLTHDVQQNISPVGISKPVGLGVDTKIKAKIFANEYVKMASLLPKSSIEQEPKFKSVEKDGQLVFVQTNDTNQIKSIAQWMEAFHVFVALHCTKYPNEVGQLMTYAQIIQGISKSCGDEAAICYDEKFRQWRQVAPRACPWDRKNSELFHDAIVQGLEAKTKLKKQPFRSTSSKQKYCFTFNNKGSCNKGNSCPYAQICQYCSGKHSILQ; from the coding sequence ATGGCTTCCCGTCCGAAGAAACGCAAAACTAAGTCCTCAACAACAGGCCCAGCGACTCCTCTACAAAAAGAAACGTCAGAGCTAAAAGACTTGGTAACGGAATGTATGACAGCAGCCTTACCAATCATTGAAAATACAGTAAAAGAGTGCTTGACCAAACTGAAGAGCAACCAAGGCTCAGCAAGCACATCAACAGCCCCACAACCAGAAGAGAGTGTGAACAACACCACTCCAAATACATCCACTTTCAACGCAATTATTGACTTGGAACCTAGCACAGGTATTACCTCACTAACTCATGATGTGCAACAAAACATTTCTCCTGTGGGGATTTCAAAACCTGTGGGCTTGGGGGTGGACACCAAAATCAAGGCCAAAATATTTGCAAATGAGTATGTCAAAATGGCCTCATTGCTCCCCAAGTCTAGCATTGAACAGGAGCCAAAATTTAAATCGGTCGAAAAAGACGGACAACTGGTTTTTGTCCAGACTAATGACACTAATCAAATCAAATCCATCGCCCAATGGATGGAGGCTTTTCATGTCTTCGTTGCTCTCCACTGCACTAAATACCCAAATGAAGTTGGGCAGCTTATGACATATGCCCAAATTATTCAGGGCATATCCAAGTCATGTGGAGATGAAGCGGCCATATGCTATGACGAAAAATTTAGGCAATGGCGACAGGTTGCACCACGAGCCTGTCCCTGGGATAGGAAAAACTCTGAACTTTTCCATGATGCAATTGTTCAGGGATTAGAGGCGAAAACAAAGCTAAAGAAGCAGCCCTTTCGATCTACATCTTCGAAGCAAAAGTATTGCTTCACTTTCAACAACAAAGGCTCCTGCAACAAAGGCAATTCCTGTCCATATGCACAGATATGCCAATACTGCTCTGGCAAACACTCAATACTTCAGTGA